The following coding sequences are from one Prochlorococcus marinus CUG1438 window:
- the obgE gene encoding GTPase ObgE produces the protein MQFIDQANIILKAGKGGNGIVSFRREKFVPAGGPSGGNGGRGGSVILMADNNLQTLLDFKFKREIIAEDGCKGGPNKRSGASGEDTILKVPCGTEIRDIKTGIILGDLTKDKQCLTIAIGGRGGHGNAYYLSNQNRAPESFTEGKDGEIWEVRLELKLLAEVGIIGLPNAGKSTLISVVSSARPKIANYPFTTLIPNLGVVRKIDGNGCLFADIPGLISGAADGVGLGHDFLRHIQRTKILVHLIDAIAENPLHDFEIIEQELKKYGKGLLDKERIIVLNKMELVDDDYLKIISKKLEDLSKKKVLVISSSLKKGLSSLLSEVWKRI, from the coding sequence GTGCAATTTATTGATCAAGCCAACATTATTCTTAAAGCTGGAAAAGGTGGAAATGGAATAGTTTCATTTAGAAGAGAAAAATTCGTTCCTGCTGGAGGACCTTCGGGGGGAAATGGTGGCAGAGGAGGGTCAGTTATTTTGATGGCTGATAATAATCTACAAACATTATTAGATTTCAAATTCAAACGTGAAATAATTGCTGAAGATGGATGCAAAGGAGGTCCTAATAAGAGATCAGGTGCTTCAGGTGAGGATACAATCCTTAAAGTACCATGCGGTACAGAAATCAGGGATATTAAAACTGGCATTATTTTAGGAGACTTAACTAAAGATAAACAGTGTTTAACTATTGCCATTGGAGGAAGAGGTGGACATGGTAATGCTTACTATTTAAGTAATCAAAATAGAGCCCCAGAATCATTCACTGAAGGAAAAGATGGTGAGATATGGGAGGTTCGATTAGAACTAAAACTTCTTGCAGAGGTTGGGATTATAGGCCTTCCAAATGCTGGAAAAAGTACCTTGATTTCTGTTGTATCATCTGCCCGTCCAAAAATCGCAAATTATCCTTTCACAACTCTAATACCTAACTTAGGTGTAGTAAGAAAAATCGATGGTAATGGTTGTCTTTTTGCGGATATTCCTGGATTAATATCAGGGGCAGCTGATGGAGTAGGTTTAGGCCATGATTTTTTAAGGCACATCCAAAGAACGAAGATACTTGTTCACTTAATTGATGCAATTGCAGAAAATCCTTTACATGATTTTGAGATAATTGAGCAGGAATTAAAAAAATATGGAAAAGGTCTTTTAGATAAAGAGAGGATAATAGTATTGAATAAAATGGAGCTAGTAGATGATGATTATTTGAAAATAATTTCAAAAAAGTTAGAGGATTTATCTAAAAAGAAAGTTTTAGTTATTTCTTCATCTTTAAAAAAAGGTTTATCTTCACTGCTTTCTGAAGTATGGAAAAGGATCTAA
- a CDS encoding aspartoacylase translates to MTVRRILIVSGTHGNEINPVWAVKQFNRKENSLNNGIEYEYIIGNPAAYEKGCRYIDVDLNRSFKKSKNFYQHKNSFYETNRANFLVDEFGIDGSKPCQIAIDLHTTTANMGTSIVMYGRRPKDFCLAALLQNKFGLPIYLHEKDKAQTGFLVEAWPCGLVIEIGAVAQNFYDQNIINRFSLIISSLREEIDKLKNKLIELPKELVVHVHQGSIDYPRDEKGDIDGIIHPERINQDWKMIKKGDPLFLDSKGIIHKYERDQLIWPVFIGEVAYKEKKIAMSYTKKEVICSKKQWVQEFESF, encoded by the coding sequence ATGACTGTTCGAAGAATACTTATCGTTTCAGGCACTCATGGGAATGAAATTAATCCTGTTTGGGCTGTTAAGCAATTTAATAGAAAGGAAAATAGTTTAAATAATGGTATTGAGTATGAGTACATCATAGGTAATCCTGCTGCCTATGAAAAAGGTTGCAGATATATAGATGTAGATTTAAATAGATCCTTTAAAAAAAGTAAGAATTTTTATCAACACAAGAATAGCTTTTATGAAACTAATAGAGCTAATTTTTTAGTAGATGAATTTGGAATTGACGGATCTAAACCCTGTCAAATTGCAATCGATTTGCACACTACTACTGCAAATATGGGAACAAGCATTGTTATGTATGGGAGGAGACCCAAAGATTTTTGTTTAGCTGCATTACTGCAGAACAAATTTGGATTGCCTATTTATTTGCACGAAAAAGATAAAGCCCAAACAGGCTTTCTTGTAGAAGCTTGGCCATGTGGTTTAGTTATTGAAATAGGAGCTGTCGCACAAAATTTTTATGATCAAAATATTATAAATAGATTTTCTCTAATAATTAGCTCCCTAAGGGAAGAGATAGATAAGTTAAAAAATAAACTTATAGAACTTCCAAAAGAATTAGTGGTTCACGTTCATCAAGGGAGTATAGATTATCCAAGAGATGAAAAGGGAGATATTGATGGCATAATTCATCCTGAGAGGATAAACCAAGATTGGAAAATGATTAAAAAAGGAGATCCATTATTTCTGGATAGCAAAGGAATAATCCACAAATATGAACGGGACCAATTGATTTGGCCTGTTTTTATTGGAGAAGTTGCTTATAAGGAAAAAAAAATTGCCATGAGCTACACAAAAAAAGAAGTGATCTGTTCCAAAAAACAATGGGTTCAAGAGTTTGAAAGTTTTTAA
- the psbA gene encoding photosystem II q(b) protein codes for MTTIQQQRSSLLKGWPQFCEWVTSTNNRIYVGWFGVLMIPCLLTAAACFIVAFIAAPPVDIDGIREPVAGSFLYGNNIISGAVVPSSNAIGLHFYPIWEAATVDEWLYNGGPYQLVIFHFLIGISAYMGRQWELSYRLGMRPWICVAYSAPVSAAFAVFLVYPFGQGSFSDGMPLGISGTFNFMFVFQAEHNILMHPFHMAGVAGMFGGSLFSAMHGSLVTSSLIRETTETESQNYGYKFGQEEETYNIVAAHGYFGRLIFQYASFNNSRSLHFFLAVFPVVCVWLTSMGICTMAFNLNGFNFNQSVVDANGKIVPTWGDVLNRANLGMEVMHERNAHNFPLDLAAAESTTVALSAPAIG; via the coding sequence ATGACAACTATTCAGCAGCAGCGTTCTTCGCTGTTAAAAGGTTGGCCACAGTTTTGTGAGTGGGTAACATCAACTAACAACAGAATTTATGTTGGTTGGTTCGGCGTCTTAATGATTCCATGCCTTCTTACAGCAGCGGCTTGCTTCATCGTTGCATTCATCGCAGCACCACCAGTAGACATCGACGGAATTAGAGAGCCAGTTGCTGGTTCATTCCTATATGGAAACAACATCATCTCAGGTGCAGTTGTTCCTTCATCTAACGCTATTGGTCTACACTTCTACCCAATTTGGGAAGCAGCTACTGTAGATGAGTGGTTATACAACGGTGGTCCTTACCAGCTTGTAATTTTCCACTTCCTAATTGGTATCTCAGCATACATGGGAAGACAGTGGGAGCTTTCATACCGTCTAGGTATGCGTCCTTGGATCTGTGTTGCATACTCTGCACCAGTTTCAGCAGCTTTCGCAGTATTCCTTGTATACCCATTCGGTCAAGGTTCATTCTCTGACGGAATGCCTCTAGGTATCTCTGGAACATTCAACTTCATGTTTGTTTTCCAGGCAGAGCACAACATTCTTATGCACCCATTCCACATGGCTGGTGTTGCTGGTATGTTCGGAGGATCTTTATTCTCAGCTATGCACGGTTCACTTGTTACTTCATCTCTAATCAGAGAAACAACTGAGACAGAGTCTCAGAACTATGGTTACAAGTTCGGACAAGAAGAAGAAACATATAACATCGTTGCAGCTCATGGCTACTTCGGTCGTTTAATCTTCCAATATGCAAGCTTCAACAACAGCAGAAGTCTTCACTTCTTCCTAGCTGTATTCCCAGTTGTTTGTGTATGGTTAACTTCAATGGGTATCTGCACAATGGCATTCAACCTTAACGGTTTCAACTTCAACCAGTCAGTTGTTGATGCAAACGGTAAGATTGTTCCTACATGGGGTGACGTTCTTAACAGAGCAAACCTAGGTATGGAAGTAATGCACGAGCGTAACGCTCACAACTTCCCACTTGATCTAGCAGCAGCTGAGTCTACAACAGTAGCTCTTTCAGCTCCAGCTATCGGTTAA
- a CDS encoding glutathione S-transferase C-terminal domain-containing protein, with protein sequence MQNKYLIKISRKFWFWFWTQLMNGFAPSDLHGNYKRPKGITINSEYDINNENGKIYLLVGHSCPWCQRTLLVHQIKDLSKKVKIIFLKADVEHGEWIFNTKIKGCMRLSELYKKANKKIIFRATLPLLISFVKDEVNILSNESSQIIRILNSIKIHSKTQILTIKDCNQKFLNLINNNINDGVYKCGFARNQSAYKNASRNLFAAINEVENFLQKNKGDWIFGEELTFADIYLFPTLIRWELIYSKLFKCTEQELSSFEKIFEWRLKFFKLSNVNRTCFDNEWKKDYYKALFPLNPNQLIPVLPSLKEIMKVET encoded by the coding sequence ATGCAAAATAAGTACCTTATAAAGATCTCCAGAAAATTCTGGTTTTGGTTTTGGACCCAATTAATGAATGGCTTCGCGCCATCAGATTTACATGGTAATTATAAAAGGCCTAAAGGTATAACCATTAATAGTGAATACGACATTAATAATGAGAATGGGAAAATTTACTTATTAGTAGGTCATTCTTGTCCATGGTGTCAAAGAACTTTACTCGTGCACCAAATAAAAGATTTATCTAAAAAAGTTAAAATAATTTTTTTAAAAGCAGATGTTGAGCATGGCGAATGGATTTTCAATACAAAGATTAAGGGATGTATGAGACTTTCAGAACTTTACAAAAAAGCGAATAAAAAGATTATTTTTAGAGCAACATTACCTCTTTTAATTAGCTTTGTAAAAGATGAAGTAAATATTCTATCTAATGAAAGTTCACAGATTATAAGAATACTCAATTCAATAAAAATTCATTCAAAAACTCAGATATTGACTATTAAAGACTGTAATCAAAAATTTTTAAATTTAATTAATAACAACATTAATGATGGCGTATATAAATGTGGTTTCGCCAGAAACCAGTCAGCTTATAAAAATGCAAGTCGAAATCTTTTCGCAGCTATAAATGAAGTTGAAAATTTTCTACAGAAAAACAAAGGGGACTGGATATTTGGAGAAGAGTTAACCTTTGCAGATATTTACCTTTTTCCAACGCTTATAAGATGGGAATTGATATATAGCAAACTTTTCAAATGTACTGAACAAGAACTATCAAGTTTTGAAAAGATTTTTGAATGGAGATTAAAATTCTTTAAATTATCTAACGTAAATAGGACATGCTTCGACAATGAATGGAAAAAAGATTACTACAAAGCTTTATTCCCTTTAAACCCAAATCAACTAATCCCCGTTTTACCATCCCTAAAGGAAATAATGAAAGTAGAGACCTAA
- the hemB gene encoding porphobilinogen synthase — protein sequence MNSIIRPRRLRRTEAIREMVRENHLSASDFIYPLFIHEKDFKEEISAMPGTYRWDINGLIKEVNRAWELGIRCVVLFPKINDSLKTEDGAECFNEDGLIPKAIRILKKEIPEMAIMTDVALDPYSCDGHDGLVDETGKILNDETIEILKKQALTQARAGADFIGPSDMMDGRVGAIRSYLDTQGFSDVGIISYTAKYSSAFYGPFRTALDSAPRENSKKIIPDNKSTYQMDPANSKEALIESAMDQYEGADILMVKPGISYLDIVYRLSTFSNKPIAAYNVSGEYSMVKSAAMKNWINEKDIVLETLLSFKRAGAKLILTYHACDASQWLQDT from the coding sequence ATGAATTCGATTATTCGTCCAAGAAGGTTAAGAAGAACTGAGGCAATTAGAGAAATGGTTAGGGAAAACCATCTAAGTGCATCGGACTTTATTTATCCATTATTTATTCATGAAAAAGATTTTAAAGAGGAAATTTCAGCGATGCCAGGAACTTATAGATGGGATATTAATGGCTTAATAAAAGAGGTTAATAGGGCATGGGAATTGGGAATAAGGTGTGTGGTTCTTTTTCCGAAAATTAACGATAGCTTAAAGACTGAAGATGGTGCAGAATGTTTTAATGAAGACGGTTTAATACCTAAAGCTATACGAATATTAAAAAAAGAGATTCCAGAAATGGCAATAATGACAGATGTTGCCTTGGACCCATACTCTTGTGATGGTCATGATGGATTAGTTGATGAAACTGGAAAAATATTGAATGACGAAACCATAGAAATTTTAAAAAAACAAGCTTTAACACAAGCAAGAGCTGGAGCAGATTTTATTGGTCCTAGTGACATGATGGATGGGAGAGTTGGAGCAATCAGATCTTATCTTGATACTCAAGGATTTAGTGATGTAGGTATTATTAGTTACACAGCAAAATATTCATCTGCTTTTTACGGTCCATTTAGAACTGCTTTAGATTCGGCTCCTAGAGAAAATAGTAAGAAAATAATTCCAGACAATAAGTCTACATATCAAATGGACCCTGCTAATTCAAAAGAGGCTTTGATTGAATCTGCAATGGATCAGTATGAGGGAGCTGATATTTTGATGGTAAAACCAGGAATTTCATACTTGGATATTGTTTATAGATTAAGCACTTTTTCAAATAAACCCATAGCCGCATACAACGTTAGTGGGGAGTATTCCATGGTAAAGTCTGCTGCTATGAAGAACTGGATTAACGAAAAAGATATTGTATTAGAAACATTGCTTAGTTTTAAAAGAGCAGGAGCTAAGTTAATACTCACTTATCATGCTTGTGATGCATCTCAATGGTTGCAGGATACTTAA
- a CDS encoding endonuclease MutS2, which translates to MQEKSYSKKSYSDNTLEEESISLLEWDSLKMHLSSFASTDMGKRAILSFEIPSEYEVSKRLLNETVEITELENNLDKSISFAGVFDISRNIETCSKGGVISSPELLEIAKTIAAARNLKKILLDFEQRPHISSFTKNLIDYQNIETIFKKGIESNGRISDNASNELSILRKELLSKKLERKILVEKFIQKNIAYLQDNTIGDRYSRPVLAVKVNYVDKFKGIIHDSSSSGNTVYFEPDSVVTKGNKIASLEARITAEEFKLLKKWSQVVSDNSGNLIEMASILLRLENALTRSRYSKWIGGKTPKFEKNPIISLIGFSHPLLIWEHKKKGAPAPVAVDFHINRNIKVVAITGPNTGGKTAALKGLGLSLLMARAGLLIPSTNNPVIPFCPNIYVDIGDNQSLEENLSTFSGHISRIKEILDSLDNKKGLSVVFLDEIGSGTDPLEGSALAMALLKEFANKSDITLATTHYGDIKALKYNDSRFENVSVAFDEDSLKPKYILNWGIPGRSNALSISRRIGLNESILNEAANYLKPKEVDNINSIIKGLEEERIKQQNSAETAAELIARTEILHEELKRNYEYQKINAEKIQEIERSKLSKHIVSAKKEVIDLIKKLRDKNVDGEDTRIIGKRLKEIETEHLTQKKFEKSISWNPKVGDFVKIKSLNSTGQIVDLDKKAGFYEVKCGSFRSTLSVNDFEGINGEKPNLKRSKIEIKSTREDFSFSKIRTSKNTIDVRGLRVHEAEIIIEEKIRKFHGPLWIVHGIGTGKLKKGLRNWLSGLNYVDKIEDAANNEGGPGCSIAWIK; encoded by the coding sequence ATGCAAGAGAAAAGTTATTCAAAAAAATCATATTCAGATAACACCTTAGAAGAAGAATCTATAAGCCTTTTAGAGTGGGATTCGTTAAAAATGCATTTATCTTCATTCGCCTCAACGGATATGGGTAAACGAGCAATTTTAAGTTTTGAAATTCCTTCGGAATACGAAGTATCAAAAAGACTTTTGAATGAGACGGTTGAAATAACTGAACTAGAAAATAATTTAGATAAATCAATTAGTTTTGCTGGTGTTTTTGATATTAGTAGAAATATTGAAACTTGTTCCAAGGGAGGTGTAATTTCATCTCCTGAGTTGTTAGAAATAGCAAAAACAATTGCTGCAGCAAGAAATTTAAAAAAAATCTTATTAGATTTTGAACAAAGGCCTCATATTTCATCGTTTACAAAAAATTTAATTGACTATCAGAATATCGAAACGATTTTTAAAAAAGGCATTGAATCTAACGGAAGAATTTCAGACAATGCTAGTAATGAACTATCTATTCTTAGAAAAGAATTATTATCTAAGAAACTTGAAAGAAAAATATTAGTTGAGAAATTTATTCAAAAGAATATAGCTTATTTGCAAGATAATACTATTGGAGATCGATATAGTAGGCCGGTTTTAGCAGTGAAAGTTAATTATGTAGATAAATTTAAAGGCATAATTCATGACTCTTCATCCTCAGGAAATACAGTATATTTTGAGCCTGATAGTGTAGTAACAAAAGGAAATAAGATAGCTTCTTTAGAAGCTAGAATCACAGCAGAAGAATTTAAATTACTTAAGAAATGGTCCCAAGTTGTTAGTGATAATTCAGGAAATCTTATTGAAATGGCATCTATTTTATTGAGATTAGAAAATGCTCTAACTCGTTCAAGATATTCGAAATGGATTGGAGGCAAAACTCCTAAGTTTGAGAAAAATCCTATTATTTCTTTAATTGGTTTTTCTCATCCGTTATTGATTTGGGAACATAAGAAAAAAGGAGCTCCTGCCCCAGTAGCTGTCGATTTTCATATAAACAGAAATATTAAGGTTGTAGCTATTACAGGTCCAAATACTGGAGGTAAAACGGCAGCTTTAAAAGGCTTGGGTTTGTCTTTACTTATGGCTAGAGCAGGATTATTGATACCTTCAACTAATAATCCTGTGATCCCTTTTTGTCCCAATATATATGTGGATATAGGAGATAATCAATCATTAGAAGAAAATTTATCTACCTTCAGTGGGCATATATCCCGCATAAAAGAGATATTAGATTCACTTGATAATAAGAAAGGATTATCAGTTGTTTTTTTAGATGAGATTGGATCTGGTACAGATCCTCTTGAAGGAAGTGCTCTTGCGATGGCTTTATTAAAAGAATTTGCAAATAAATCTGATATCACTTTAGCAACTACACATTATGGAGATATTAAGGCTTTAAAATATAATGACTCCAGATTTGAAAACGTATCAGTTGCCTTTGATGAGGATTCTTTGAAGCCAAAATATATTCTCAACTGGGGTATTCCTGGGAGAAGTAATGCTTTATCAATTTCAAGAAGAATTGGTCTTAATGAAAGCATACTTAATGAAGCTGCGAATTATCTAAAGCCAAAAGAAGTTGATAATATTAACAGCATTATTAAAGGACTTGAGGAAGAGAGGATTAAACAACAAAATTCTGCAGAAACCGCTGCAGAACTGATTGCAAGGACTGAAATATTACATGAAGAACTGAAGAGAAATTATGAATATCAAAAAATAAATGCTGAAAAAATCCAGGAAATTGAAAGGTCTAAATTATCAAAACATATCGTATCCGCTAAAAAAGAGGTAATAGATTTGATTAAAAAATTAAGAGATAAAAATGTTGATGGAGAGGATACCAGAATTATTGGAAAAAGATTAAAGGAAATTGAGACGGAACATTTAACTCAAAAAAAATTTGAAAAGTCAATATCATGGAATCCCAAGGTAGGCGATTTTGTAAAAATTAAAAGTCTAAATAGTACGGGACAAATTGTAGATTTAGATAAAAAAGCTGGTTTTTACGAAGTTAAATGTGGTTCATTCAGAAGCACATTATCTGTAAATGATTTTGAAGGTATCAATGGAGAAAAGCCTAATTTAAAAAGGTCAAAAATTGAGATCAAGTCTACAAGAGAAGATTTTTCTTTTTCTAAAATTAGAACGAGTAAAAATACAATTGACGTAAGGGGGCTAAGAGTTCATGAAGCCGAAATAATTATTGAGGAGAAAATTAGAAAATTTCATGGACCGCTATGGATTGTTCATGGAATTGGTACAGGGAAATTAAAAAAAGGACTAAGAAATTGGTTATCAGGTTTAAATTATGTTGATAAGATTGAAGATGCAGCCAACAACGAGGGTGGCCCTGGTTGCAGTATTGCGTGGATAAAATAA
- a CDS encoding VOC family protein, translated as MKFSQGVNRIGHIALRVENLERAKSFYIKLGMNLVWDDKDWSYLEAGKGKDGLALLGPSYKAAGPHFAFHFENKKDVENIQNDLKNSGVKVGPLHEHRDGTASFYMKDTEGNWLEMLYVPPEGIQSNV; from the coding sequence TTGAAGTTTTCACAAGGAGTTAATAGGATTGGTCACATTGCACTTAGAGTAGAGAATCTCGAAAGGGCAAAATCTTTTTATATTAAGCTGGGTATGAATTTAGTTTGGGACGATAAAGATTGGTCTTATTTAGAAGCTGGTAAAGGGAAAGATGGACTTGCGTTATTAGGCCCTAGCTACAAAGCTGCGGGACCTCACTTTGCTTTTCATTTTGAAAATAAAAAAGATGTGGAAAATATTCAAAATGATTTAAAAAATTCTGGTGTAAAAGTTGGCCCTTTACATGAACATAGAGATGGAACAGCATCCTTTTATATGAAGGATACTGAAGGAAACTGGCTAGAGATGCTTTATGTTCCTCCTGAAGGGATTCAATCGAATGTTTGA
- the aroC gene encoding chorismate synthase has translation MSSSFGKIFRVSTFGESHGGAVGVILDGCPPKLKIDINLIQNELDRRRPGQSDITTPRNEEDKIEILSGIKEGLTLGTPIAMLVRNKDQRPGDYNNLEQVFRPSHADGTYHLKYGIQASSGGGRASARETIGRVAAGAVAKQLLKTFCNTEILSWVKRIHDIDSDINKEKISLKKIDSNIVRCPDEKVSTEMIERIKELKRQGDSCGGVIECLVRNVPSGLGMPVFDKLEADLAKALMSLPATKGFEIGSGFSGTYLKGSEHNDAFIKSDDISKLRTTSNNSGGIQGGISNGENIEMKIAFKPTATIGKEQKTVNSEGKEVLMKAKGRHDPCVLPRAVPMVDAMVALVLADHLLLNHAQCDLLNK, from the coding sequence ATGAGTAGTAGTTTTGGAAAAATTTTTCGTGTTAGTACTTTTGGAGAATCACATGGTGGTGCAGTAGGAGTTATCCTTGATGGGTGTCCACCTAAGTTAAAAATAGATATAAATCTGATACAAAATGAATTAGATAGGCGCAGACCTGGCCAAAGTGACATTACAACACCCAGAAATGAAGAAGATAAAATCGAAATCTTAAGTGGGATAAAGGAAGGGTTAACACTTGGAACTCCAATAGCAATGTTGGTAAGAAATAAGGATCAAAGACCAGGAGATTATAATAATTTGGAGCAGGTATTTAGACCTTCTCATGCAGATGGTACATATCATCTGAAATATGGGATTCAGGCAAGTTCTGGCGGTGGAAGAGCCTCTGCTAGAGAAACAATCGGGAGAGTAGCTGCTGGTGCTGTAGCAAAACAATTATTAAAAACCTTCTGTAACACTGAAATACTATCTTGGGTAAAGCGTATACATGATATTGATTCTGATATAAATAAAGAGAAGATTTCTCTCAAAAAAATAGATTCTAATATTGTTAGATGTCCTGATGAAAAGGTTTCAACAGAAATGATTGAGAGAATTAAGGAATTAAAGCGTCAAGGAGACTCTTGCGGCGGTGTTATTGAATGTCTAGTAAGAAATGTCCCTTCTGGTCTTGGAATGCCTGTGTTTGATAAATTAGAAGCTGATTTAGCAAAGGCTTTGATGTCTTTGCCTGCCACGAAAGGCTTTGAAATAGGTTCAGGTTTCTCTGGAACTTATTTAAAAGGAAGCGAACATAATGATGCCTTCATCAAGTCTGATGATATTAGTAAGTTAAGAACAACGTCAAACAATTCAGGAGGTATACAGGGCGGAATAAGTAATGGTGAAAATATCGAGATGAAGATAGCTTTTAAACCTACTGCAACTATCGGGAAAGAACAGAAAACAGTAAATTCTGAAGGTAAAGAAGTACTTATGAAAGCAAAAGGGAGACACGATCCATGCGTTCTACCAAGAGCAGTTCCCATGGTTGATGCTATGGTAGCTTTAGTACTTGCTGATCATTTGCTTCTAAATCATGCTCAATGTGACTTACTAAATAAGTAG
- a CDS encoding bifunctional 4-hydroxy-2-oxoglutarate aldolase/2-dehydro-3-deoxy-phosphogluconate aldolase — translation MNNKEDSFSEFLKIESFFLLIKPEDNIYSNTSIRNSFFEELENLVKLGLKNIEISWSNNENWFDFVSDIKIKYPRINLGSASIVNKQSIEDSLKIGLNFSMMKFWNKDLFNYAQSKNYLLIPGINNLKDLKEAIDLNCNIIKLYPIKSKDSSINILNYKNIDFIAAGGLSINDLKTYKSLGYKAVVIGDKAIKNKKFDPKIYEWLKNN, via the coding sequence ATGAATAATAAAGAAGATTCTTTTTCGGAGTTCCTGAAAATTGAGTCTTTTTTTTTACTTATAAAACCTGAAGATAATATTTACTCAAATACCTCTATAAGAAATTCATTTTTTGAAGAATTAGAAAACTTAGTAAAATTAGGATTAAAGAATATTGAAATAAGTTGGTCTAACAATGAAAATTGGTTCGATTTTGTATCCGATATCAAAATTAAATATCCAAGAATTAATTTAGGCTCTGCCTCCATAGTTAATAAGCAATCAATAGAAGATTCTTTAAAAATTGGATTAAATTTTTCGATGATGAAATTTTGGAATAAAGATCTTTTCAATTATGCGCAGTCAAAAAATTATTTATTAATTCCTGGAATTAATAATTTAAAAGATCTTAAGGAAGCTATAGATTTAAATTGCAACATTATCAAACTTTATCCAATAAAAAGTAAAGATAGTTCGATAAATATACTCAACTATAAAAATATTGATTTCATTGCTGCTGGAGGACTATCAATCAATGATTTAAAAACTTATAAATCTTTAGGGTATAAAGCAGTTGTAATTGGAGATAAAGCTATCAAAAATAAAAAATTTGATCCAAAAATATATGAATGGCTCAAAAATAATTAA